In Desulfosporosinus sp. Sb-LF, the following are encoded in one genomic region:
- the gpmI gene encoding 2,3-bisphosphoglycerate-independent phosphoglycerate mutase: MGAKNPLLLMILDGWGHRVASEGNAIAQANLPNFRRLESTYPSTTLQASGEAVGLPDGQMGNSEVGHLNLGAGRVVYQELTRIFKAINDRTLFENLVLLEAMNHARLNNKAFHLVGLLSDGGVHSHTAHLFALLEMAKQQGLEKVYIHAILDGRDVLPQSAKVYITQLEEKMMELGVGKIASVSGRYYVMDRDQRWERLEKGYQALAYGEGKRAAGALSAVEISYDVRVTDEFVLPTVIIDGEGKPVGRIQEGDSVLFFNFRSDRAREITRAFVDEEFPGFERPNRPHVHYVCMTQYDETISAPVAFPQQNLENTLGEVLSDQGLKQLRIAETEKYAHVTFFFNGGLEDPYPSEERILVPSPKVATYNLQPEMSALELTQKLIEQLRKTTYDVIILNFANPDMVGHTGVFEATIKAVETVDQCMGEIYDELQKMNGTLLVTADHGNAEEKVDPRTQLPLTAHSTNLVPFILINDKFKGQMLREGGALCDVAPTILKLLQIPLPKEMTGTSLLRL, translated from the coding sequence ATGGGGGCTAAAAATCCTCTTCTCCTTATGATTTTGGATGGGTGGGGTCATCGAGTGGCTAGCGAGGGAAATGCCATTGCTCAAGCGAACTTACCAAATTTCAGGCGCTTGGAAAGCACATACCCTAGCACCACACTTCAAGCATCAGGGGAAGCTGTAGGACTACCAGATGGTCAAATGGGAAATTCTGAAGTAGGGCATCTGAACTTGGGCGCCGGGAGGGTGGTCTATCAGGAGTTAACCCGTATTTTTAAAGCAATTAACGATAGAACGTTATTCGAGAATTTGGTTCTCCTAGAAGCGATGAACCATGCACGTCTTAATAATAAGGCCTTCCACCTTGTGGGCTTACTCTCGGATGGAGGGGTTCATTCCCATACTGCACACTTGTTTGCTCTCCTAGAGATGGCTAAGCAACAAGGCTTAGAGAAAGTGTATATCCATGCCATTCTTGACGGTCGTGATGTCTTACCACAGAGTGCTAAGGTCTACATAACTCAGCTCGAAGAAAAGATGATGGAATTGGGAGTTGGGAAAATTGCCTCTGTGAGCGGTCGTTATTATGTCATGGATCGGGATCAGCGCTGGGAACGCTTAGAGAAGGGTTACCAAGCCTTGGCCTATGGGGAGGGAAAACGCGCAGCGGGCGCTTTATCTGCGGTGGAGATTTCCTATGATGTGCGTGTGACCGATGAATTCGTGCTTCCAACGGTGATTATTGATGGCGAAGGAAAGCCAGTGGGTAGAATTCAAGAGGGAGATAGTGTCCTGTTCTTTAACTTCCGCTCAGATCGGGCACGAGAAATTACACGTGCCTTCGTAGATGAGGAATTCCCAGGGTTCGAACGTCCCAATCGCCCTCATGTCCATTATGTTTGTATGACACAGTATGATGAAACGATCTCGGCACCCGTCGCTTTTCCCCAGCAAAACTTAGAAAATACCTTGGGAGAAGTGCTTTCAGATCAAGGGTTAAAGCAGTTGCGAATTGCAGAGACTGAGAAATACGCGCATGTTACTTTCTTTTTTAATGGTGGGCTCGAAGATCCGTATCCTAGTGAAGAACGAATTCTTGTCCCTTCACCCAAAGTCGCGACGTATAACCTTCAGCCTGAAATGAGTGCGCTGGAATTAACCCAAAAGCTTATTGAACAGCTTCGAAAAACTACATATGATGTGATCATTCTTAACTTCGCCAACCCGGATATGGTGGGGCATACGGGCGTGTTTGAGGCAACGATCAAAGCGGTGGAGACGGTGGACCAATGTATGGGCGAGATTTATGACGAATTACAGAAAATGAACGGTACCCTCCTCGTGACCGCAGATCATGGAAATGCCGAAGAAAAAGTGGATCCGAGGACGCAACTTCCTCTAACTGCCCATTCCACAAATCTAGTGCCTTTTATTCTAATCAACGATAAGTTTAAAGGGCAAATGTTGCGCGAAGGAGGTGCTCTGTGCGACGTTGCGCCTACCATTTTGAAATTACTTCAGATACCACTACCAAAGGAGATGACAGGAACGTCGTTGCTTAGGTTGTAA
- the tpiA gene encoding triose-phosphate isomerase has product MANRRPVIAGNWKMFKTVSEAEDYAVKFLEEVKAVTDLDIILCAPFTALYPLKNELEESIVHLGAQNMASADQGAFTGEISAQMLLDVACTYVIIGHSERRELFGETDEEIAMKVQKALTSGLTPILCVGENLNVREEGKAAERVQGQVSRALSGLSTEDLSRVIVAYEPIWAIGTGKTASSKDAQEMCASIRATLSDLMGLASERVPILYGGSVKADNIAELMTEPDVDGALVGGASLDPIGFSKLIHNANPLVARVEGI; this is encoded by the coding sequence GAAGTTCTTGGAAGAGGTTAAGGCGGTTACAGACCTCGACATTATCCTTTGCGCGCCGTTTACAGCCCTCTACCCCTTGAAAAATGAACTGGAAGAAAGTATTGTACATTTGGGAGCACAAAACATGGCTTCAGCAGACCAAGGTGCCTTTACTGGTGAAATCTCGGCCCAGATGCTCCTCGATGTTGCCTGTACATATGTCATAATTGGGCACTCAGAACGGCGAGAATTGTTCGGAGAAACGGATGAAGAGATTGCGATGAAAGTCCAAAAAGCGTTGACCTCGGGCTTAACGCCCATCCTTTGTGTGGGGGAAAATCTGAACGTCCGTGAGGAAGGAAAAGCAGCAGAGAGGGTACAAGGTCAGGTGTCTCGTGCTCTTTCCGGCTTATCGACAGAGGATTTGAGCCGAGTTATCGTTGCTTATGAACCTATCTGGGCAATTGGCACTGGGAAAACCGCATCCAGCAAAGACGCCCAAGAAATGTGTGCCTCAATTCGAGCCACCCTAAGCGATCTTATGGGACTTGCCTCAGAAAGAGTGCCAATACTCTATGGCGGGAGTGTTAAAGCGGACAACATTGCGGAACTAATGACTGAGCCGGATGTTGATGGAGCACTTGTTGGTGGTGCTAGCCTTGACCCTATAGGCTTTTCGAAACTTATTCATAACGCAAACCCCCTTGTGGCGCGCGTGGAAGGAATATAG